One part of the Prochlorococcus marinus str. MIT 9313 genome encodes these proteins:
- a CDS encoding histidine phosphatase family protein: MPLRLLLVRHGLSSFNRERRIQGRSDLSTLTSQGQEQARQTGQALKEIQINAVYSSPLKRAASTTTNLLASKGSDLRPCFDDGLLEIDLAPWSGLCSDEVKSMFPDAYRTWKQQPQELVLKREDGNPYKPIGELMEQAREFLRKLIQRHPMEGDETVLVVSHNCILRCLILVLLGEPDQGLRRLRLDNASLSVFNLIPLSEQSHQAQVECLNSTVHLHQQLPSKGKGPRLILVRHGETDWNQQGRFQGQIDIPLNKNGFAQAAAAGAFLSDVLIDQAYSSSMTRPRQTAEAILKHHPDVQLEVTQGLVEIGHGLWEGKLESDIEAGWPELLDAWKKAPQTVQMPEGETIQDVWKRSVACWNKIANSLAPEATALVVAHDAVNKTILCHLLGMTPADIWAVKQGNGGVTVVDIATDPGQPAVVTSLNLTSHLGGVLDRTAAGAL; encoded by the coding sequence GTGCCCCTGCGTCTTCTCCTCGTCCGTCATGGGCTGAGCAGCTTCAACCGCGAGCGACGGATTCAGGGTCGCAGTGATCTTTCCACGCTCACCTCGCAAGGCCAAGAACAGGCCCGTCAAACTGGACAAGCCCTAAAAGAAATCCAAATCAATGCTGTTTACAGCTCCCCTCTGAAGCGTGCCGCATCCACAACAACAAACCTACTAGCAAGCAAAGGCAGTGATCTCAGACCTTGCTTCGATGATGGGTTACTGGAAATCGACCTGGCTCCATGGAGTGGTCTCTGCAGCGATGAGGTAAAGAGCATGTTCCCAGATGCCTATCGCACCTGGAAGCAACAACCACAGGAATTGGTTCTCAAGCGAGAAGACGGCAATCCCTATAAACCCATTGGCGAGCTGATGGAACAGGCTCGTGAATTCCTACGGAAACTCATTCAACGTCACCCAATGGAGGGTGACGAAACAGTTCTGGTTGTTTCGCACAATTGCATCCTGCGCTGCTTAATCCTTGTTCTCCTTGGTGAGCCAGACCAAGGCTTGCGACGACTGCGCCTCGATAACGCCTCACTCTCGGTGTTCAACCTGATACCCCTCTCAGAGCAATCCCATCAAGCACAAGTCGAATGCCTCAACAGCACCGTTCACTTGCATCAGCAACTACCCAGCAAAGGGAAGGGGCCGAGACTGATCCTTGTGCGCCATGGTGAAACCGACTGGAACCAACAAGGCCGGTTCCAAGGCCAAATCGACATCCCGCTGAATAAAAATGGCTTCGCGCAAGCCGCCGCAGCCGGTGCATTCCTAAGCGATGTGTTGATCGATCAGGCCTACAGCAGTTCGATGACCCGACCAAGACAAACGGCGGAAGCCATCCTCAAGCACCATCCAGATGTCCAACTCGAAGTCACCCAGGGGCTGGTGGAAATTGGCCATGGCCTTTGGGAAGGGAAGCTGGAATCAGACATTGAAGCCGGCTGGCCTGAACTGCTAGATGCCTGGAAAAAAGCTCCGCAGACGGTGCAGATGCCCGAAGGCGAAACCATCCAGGATGTATGGAAGCGTTCAGTGGCCTGCTGGAACAAGATCGCCAACAGCCTGGCTCCAGAAGCAACAGCGCTCGTGGTGGCTCATGACGCTGTCAACAAAACGATTCTCTGCCATCTACTCGGAATGACCCCGGCTGATATCTGGGCAGTCAAACAAGGGAATGGAGGTGTCACGGTGGTCGACATCGCTACAGATCCCGGCCAACCTGCAGTGGTGACCTCTCTCAACCTCACCTCTCACCTTGGTGGTGTGCTCGATCGCACAGCTGCTGGGGCGCTCTAA